A single Thermomicrobiales bacterium DNA region contains:
- a CDS encoding carboxymuconolactone decarboxylase family protein, with translation MATLRFIDESEADGRVKEAFDDIKAGFGKGQVPTAYNVLGHNPTILEAAVEHRHRVMEEGALDPTLKEFLAWATVTLLNNRFGIQIHTARLKRMGFSDADVVEALGVLQYFAGISVVINGLDLGDDVNENVKKYLAGEE, from the coding sequence ATGGCAACGCTGCGATTTATCGACGAATCCGAGGCCGACGGCCGAGTCAAAGAGGCGTTCGATGACATCAAAGCCGGGTTTGGCAAGGGGCAGGTGCCGACCGCCTACAACGTGCTTGGCCACAACCCGACGATCCTGGAGGCCGCTGTCGAGCATCGCCACCGGGTGATGGAAGAGGGCGCGCTCGACCCGACACTGAAAGAGTTCCTCGCCTGGGCGACCGTCACGTTGCTCAACAATCGCTTCGGCATCCAGATCCACACGGCCCGTCTCAAGCGCATGGGCTTCAGCGATGCCGATGTCGTTGAGGCGCTCGGTGTCCTGCAGTACTTCGCTGGTATCTCCGTCGTCATCAACGGTCTCGACCTCGGCGACGATGTGAACGAGAACGTGAAGAAGTATCTGGCAGGTGAGGAATAA
- a CDS encoding helix-turn-helix domain-containing protein: MAARSRNSMGPRIRELRMECGLTLDELARRAGISASHLSRLERGQTAPSFKVAADIAREIGVKPSELATIQREQSDVDAALIDALGELGLDMEVAQHICDRISTSARSALVAVLRPEAEAAS; this comes from the coding sequence GTGGCCGCTCGTTCGCGTAACTCGATGGGGCCAAGGATTCGCGAGCTGCGTATGGAGTGCGGACTCACGCTCGATGAGTTGGCTCGGCGAGCAGGTATATCGGCCAGCCATCTGTCGCGGCTCGAGCGCGGCCAGACCGCGCCGTCGTTCAAGGTTGCAGCAGATATTGCCCGCGAGATTGGTGTCAAGCCAAGTGAGCTGGCTACGATTCAGCGTGAGCAGTCAGACGTGGATGCTGCACTGATTGACGCACTGGGTGAGCTGGGCCTGGACATGGAAGTCGCGCAGCACATCTGCGACCGTATCTCGACGTCCGCGCGCTCGGCGCTGGTCGCCGTGCTGCGGCCTGAGGCGGAGGCCGCGAGCTAG
- a CDS encoding low specificity L-threonine aldolase, translating into DDHANARLLAEGLADIPGIRCTPSDIETNIVHFDVGETGRTGGEVNAAITERGVRMGGGSGTRMRAVTHLDISRTDIERAVEVMREAVLAG; encoded by the coding sequence CCGACGACCACGCGAACGCCCGTCTGCTCGCCGAGGGGCTGGCCGACATCCCCGGCATTCGCTGCACGCCCAGCGACATCGAGACGAACATCGTCCATTTTGATGTCGGCGAGACGGGCCGCACCGGCGGCGAAGTTAACGCCGCCATCACCGAGCGCGGCGTCCGGATGGGTGGCGGCAGCGGCACCCGCATGCGCGCCGTCACCCATCTCGACATCTCCCGCACCGACATCGAACGCGCCGTCGAGGTGATGCGCGAGGCGGTGCTGGCGGGGTAG
- a CDS encoding CGNR zinc finger domain-containing protein: MEEFAPEAGAFDYTSGALALDFVNTLSGRYDEEPRDQIRSYDELLSFARGVDCIDAADTGALAQMAMRAADDAARAWQDALHVREVLFSIFASVAAGHTPRQSDLSKIGPSMVRAAEQRRLQVLDGQVVLGWEPVGDVPAFLERPLWPIVQDAVDLLIHGQLDRVRECAADDCGWLFIDATRNRSRRWCSMQTCGNRAKVSNFRARKRE, encoded by the coding sequence ATGGAAGAGTTCGCGCCCGAAGCGGGGGCGTTCGACTATACGTCCGGGGCGCTCGCGCTCGATTTCGTCAATACGCTGAGCGGTCGCTACGATGAAGAGCCGCGCGATCAGATACGCTCGTACGATGAGCTGTTGTCGTTCGCGCGCGGTGTCGATTGCATCGACGCTGCCGACACTGGCGCGCTTGCCCAGATGGCGATGCGCGCCGCCGATGACGCGGCTCGCGCCTGGCAGGACGCTCTGCACGTCCGCGAGGTGCTGTTCAGCATCTTCGCTTCAGTTGCGGCGGGCCACACGCCGCGGCAGAGCGATCTCAGCAAGATCGGCCCGAGCATGGTGCGCGCCGCAGAGCAGCGGCGGCTCCAGGTGCTGGATGGCCAGGTGGTCCTTGGCTGGGAGCCGGTTGGTGATGTTCCCGCGTTCCTCGAACGCCCCCTCTGGCCGATTGTGCAGGACGCCGTCGATCTGCTGATTCACGGGCAGCTCGATCGCGTTCGTGAGTGCGCAGCCGACGATTGCGGTTGGCTATTTATCGATGCCACCCGTAACCGGAGTCGGCGCTGGTGCAGCATGCAGACCTGCGGCAACCGCGCCAAGGTCTCCAATTTCCGTGCGCGCAAGCGCGAATAG
- the mtnA gene encoding S-methyl-5-thioribose-1-phosphate isomerase encodes MTAQTPPIEPLAIDGDEITIIDQTLLPGEERRIVITSVGEMWEAIRALRVRGAPAIGIAAAFGLDIAARQSTAATSEALLADIEQARAYLATSRPTAVNLFWALDRVWDRLAASDGDVEALRRIVRDEALAILEEDRAAGRAIGEYGAALLSDGAVLTHCNAGGLATSGYGTALAPIYVAHEQGHNLLVYADETRPLLQGARLTAWELSRAGVPVTVIGDGMAASVLARGGVQAVLVGADRVAANGDAANKIGTLPLAIVAHTLGVPVYVALPISTIDLSIATGADIPIEERDAGELRQFNGHAIVPDAAGVYNPAFDVTPHAYISAFITERGVVRPPYSSALRSLVAGEIQARSS; translated from the coding sequence ATGACCGCACAGACGCCACCAATCGAGCCGCTCGCCATTGATGGCGACGAGATCACGATCATCGATCAGACGCTGCTGCCCGGCGAGGAGCGCCGCATCGTCATCACCTCGGTCGGGGAGATGTGGGAGGCGATTCGCGCGCTGCGTGTTCGCGGCGCGCCAGCCATTGGGATCGCGGCGGCGTTTGGCCTGGATATCGCCGCGCGCCAGTCGACGGCCGCCACATCAGAGGCGCTGCTGGCCGACATCGAGCAGGCACGCGCCTATCTCGCGACCTCACGCCCAACGGCGGTCAACCTGTTCTGGGCGCTCGATCGCGTCTGGGATCGGCTGGCGGCCAGCGACGGCGATGTCGAGGCGCTGCGCAGGATCGTGCGCGACGAGGCGCTGGCGATCCTGGAGGAGGACCGCGCGGCTGGGCGCGCCATCGGCGAGTACGGCGCGGCGCTGCTGAGCGATGGCGCGGTGCTGACCCACTGCAACGCCGGCGGTCTGGCAACGTCCGGCTACGGCACTGCCCTCGCGCCGATTTATGTCGCCCACGAGCAGGGCCACAACCTGCTGGTCTACGCCGACGAAACCCGACCGCTGCTGCAGGGCGCGCGCCTGACCGCATGGGAGCTTTCGCGAGCCGGTGTGCCGGTGACGGTCATTGGCGATGGCATGGCAGCGTCGGTGCTGGCTCGTGGTGGTGTGCAGGCAGTGCTGGTCGGGGCCGACCGGGTGGCGGCGAACGGCGACGCGGCGAACAAGATCGGCACACTGCCACTGGCGATTGTCGCCCACACGCTGGGCGTGCCGGTCTATGTCGCGCTGCCGATCTCGACGATCGACCTGTCGATCGCAACCGGCGCGGACATCCCGATCGAGGAGCGCGATGCCGGCGAGCTGCGTCAGTTCAACGGCCATGCGATCGTGCCGGACGCCGCCGGTGTCTACAACCCCGCGTTCGACGTGACACCGCACGCGTACATCAGTGCATTCATCACTGAGCGCGGCGTCGTTCGCCCGCCGTACTCGTCGGCTCTGCGGTCACTGGTTGCGGGAGAGATTCAGGCGCGCAGCTCGTAG
- a CDS encoding creatininase family protein — MAQSDEMRDLVLANLSWPEVDAIRDQVELVLQPVGSNEQHGPNLALCMDIAASFEFCRRASERLYPRVLVAPPVPWGVSFHHMNFPGTITLSNETFVQILTEVVGSLHHHGFERFLLVNGHGGNVPAMGVATVRIKEEIDPLFIGASSYFHFMDRSIHERFGATKYTGHACEAETARAMELIPQHVKYDTIAQGDMTDLMYEFNQTLKRYNVSVPYRFDEMTRNGALGDARIATPEYGKALVDNALDNFTAFVDELLANSPVE; from the coding sequence ATGGCACAGTCAGATGAAATGCGGGATCTGGTGTTGGCCAATCTCTCATGGCCGGAAGTGGACGCGATTCGCGATCAGGTTGAGCTGGTGCTGCAGCCGGTCGGCTCAAACGAGCAGCACGGGCCGAATCTGGCGCTCTGTATGGACATCGCTGCCTCGTTCGAGTTCTGCCGCCGCGCCAGTGAGCGACTCTATCCGCGGGTGCTGGTGGCTCCGCCGGTGCCGTGGGGCGTCTCGTTCCATCACATGAACTTCCCCGGCACGATCACGCTGTCGAATGAGACATTCGTCCAGATCCTGACCGAAGTCGTCGGATCACTGCATCACCACGGGTTCGAGCGCTTCCTGCTGGTCAACGGTCACGGCGGCAACGTCCCGGCAATGGGTGTTGCGACCGTCCGGATCAAGGAGGAGATCGACCCGCTCTTCATCGGAGCCTCGAGCTACTTCCACTTCATGGACCGCTCGATCCACGAGCGCTTCGGGGCGACGAAGTACACCGGCCACGCTTGCGAAGCCGAAACGGCCCGAGCCATGGAGCTCATCCCGCAGCACGTCAAGTACGACACCATCGCGCAGGGCGACATGACCGACCTGATGTACGAGTTCAACCAGACGTTGAAGCGCTATAACGTCAGCGTCCCCTACCGATTCGATGAGATGACGCGCAACGGCGCACTCGGCGACGCCCGCATCGCCACGCCGGAATATGGCAAAGCCCTCGTCGACAATGCCCTCGACAACTTCACCGCGTTTGTGGACGAGTTGCTTGCGAACAGCCCGGTGGAGTAG
- a CDS encoding AAA family ATPase: MANWPEEEKARLQTFRTKTTDPSPDPITPPPSPTDPLAALADELLLPVEFLLRINNLLDDKRQAIFYGPPGTGKTYVARRLAETIAGDSSRVALVQFHPSYAYEDFVQGYRPAASGGFELRNGPLVRIANAAREDPGQTYVLLIDEINRGNIAKVFGELYFLLEYRDHELSLQYSDEPFALPENLWIIGTMNTADRSIALIDAALRRRFYFVPFMPSEAPIDGLLRRWLARHKPQMQYVADYVDRANQMLDNRDSAIGPSYFMKTTLDDAWLAMIWDHAILPYVAEHFFGQEERVDQFRLDRIAGTEADDETADTDGIPD, from the coding sequence ATGGCCAATTGGCCCGAAGAAGAGAAAGCACGCTTGCAGACATTCCGCACAAAGACAACTGATCCTTCCCCCGACCCAATCACTCCACCACCCTCACCCACCGATCCTCTCGCCGCCCTCGCCGACGAGCTGCTGCTGCCGGTCGAGTTCCTGCTGCGCATCAACAACCTGCTGGATGACAAGCGACAAGCTATCTTCTACGGACCACCGGGCACCGGCAAGACGTACGTTGCTCGCAGACTGGCCGAGACGATTGCCGGTGACAGCAGTCGAGTGGCGCTGGTGCAGTTCCATCCCTCGTACGCCTACGAGGACTTCGTGCAGGGTTATCGGCCAGCCGCGAGCGGCGGGTTCGAGCTGCGCAATGGCCCGCTGGTGCGCATCGCTAATGCGGCGCGCGAGGATCCCGGGCAGACCTACGTCCTGCTGATCGACGAGATCAATCGCGGCAACATTGCCAAGGTGTTCGGCGAGCTCTATTTCCTGCTGGAGTACCGCGATCACGAGCTGAGCCTGCAGTACTCCGACGAGCCGTTCGCGCTGCCGGAGAACCTGTGGATCATCGGCACGATGAACACCGCCGACCGCTCGATCGCGCTGATTGATGCCGCCCTGCGTCGCCGCTTCTACTTCGTGCCGTTCATGCCCAGCGAAGCGCCGATCGACGGCTTGTTGCGCCGCTGGCTGGCACGCCACAAGCCACAGATGCAGTACGTCGCCGACTACGTCGATCGCGCCAACCAGATGCTCGACAACCGCGACAGCGCAATCGGGCCGAGCTACTTCATGAAGACGACGCTCGATGACGCCTGGCTGGCCATGATCTGGGATCACGCGATCTTGCCGTATGTCGCCGAGCACTTCTTCGGGCAGGAGGAGCGTGTCGATCAGTTCCGGCTCGACCGGATCGCAGGTACAGAGGCGGACGATGAGACTGCTGACACTGACGGAATACCGGACTGA
- a CDS encoding GNAT family N-acetyltransferase yields the protein MVVFPIVATILAFGCAAAVARDYLARPRPNGLVWTIAFAVFGAAALCEVIGSLSGWTPLIARTYYVLGATLVVGYLALGELYLLMRRSWADKASGVMILLTALSVALISKTPIGPNVADEGWRALEPSAGMTALTVGINSGGTLILVGGLLFSVYSFRRKGIMRNRMIGCLLIAIGTLAVASGGTLTRFGSHQLLYIAMSFGIALIFAGYLWTRKPDAKPVATPAPAAAPAQVIAPISFRSSRVDEPKATTAADQIPAETITLRLTLERRADGQWRLLSGEVEGDEPTTLRRDEVTLRPVVPVDIATLFAYQDAVIASTLAAFPSQDREAFTARWERILADEAIEKRAIAMNGAVVGAVVCFDVLGERHLGYWLDQSLCDHGVATNALTLFLSEILTRPLNAEVAACNAAARRVVEACGFMLVSADERLSNLRYELRA from the coding sequence ATGGTTGTGTTTCCGATCGTCGCGACGATCCTGGCGTTTGGATGCGCTGCCGCCGTCGCACGGGACTATCTCGCGCGGCCACGTCCGAACGGACTCGTCTGGACGATCGCGTTCGCCGTCTTTGGCGCAGCCGCGCTGTGCGAAGTCATTGGCTCGCTATCCGGCTGGACCCCGCTGATCGCCCGCACCTACTATGTCCTCGGCGCAACACTCGTCGTCGGCTATCTCGCGCTCGGTGAGCTCTATCTGCTGATGCGCCGCTCGTGGGCCGACAAGGCCAGCGGCGTCATGATCCTGCTCACCGCTCTGTCAGTCGCGCTCATCTCCAAAACACCGATAGGCCCGAACGTCGCTGACGAAGGTTGGCGCGCACTGGAGCCGAGCGCCGGGATGACGGCGCTGACGGTCGGGATCAACTCGGGCGGCACGCTGATTCTGGTTGGTGGGCTGCTCTTCTCGGTCTACTCATTCCGCCGCAAAGGCATCATGCGCAATCGCATGATCGGTTGCCTGCTGATCGCGATCGGTACGCTCGCCGTCGCCAGTGGCGGCACGCTCACCCGCTTCGGCAGCCACCAGCTGCTCTATATCGCCATGTCGTTCGGCATCGCGCTGATCTTTGCGGGCTACCTCTGGACGCGCAAGCCGGATGCGAAGCCAGTCGCGACCCCCGCTCCGGCAGCAGCACCGGCGCAGGTGATCGCGCCGATCAGCTTCCGCTCCAGCCGCGTCGACGAGCCGAAAGCCACGACTGCCGCTGACCAGATTCCTGCTGAGACGATCACGCTCCGGCTGACGCTGGAGCGCCGAGCTGATGGTCAGTGGCGTCTGCTCTCCGGCGAGGTCGAGGGGGACGAGCCGACGACACTCCGGCGCGACGAGGTCACCTTACGGCCAGTCGTTCCAGTAGACATCGCAACCCTCTTCGCCTATCAGGACGCCGTCATTGCCAGCACGCTCGCCGCATTCCCCTCGCAGGACCGCGAGGCGTTCACGGCGCGCTGGGAGCGCATCCTCGCCGACGAGGCCATCGAAAAGCGCGCGATCGCGATGAACGGCGCTGTCGTCGGCGCTGTCGTCTGCTTCGATGTGCTCGGCGAACGCCACCTCGGCTACTGGCTGGACCAGTCCCTCTGCGACCACGGCGTCGCGACGAACGCACTGACACTGTTCCTCAGCGAGATACTGACCCGCCCGCTCAACGCGGAGGTGGCGGCCTGCAACGCTGCCGCGCGCCGCGTCGTCGAGGCCTGTGGCTTCATGCTCGTCTCTGCCGATGAGCGGCTGAGTAACCTGCGCTACGAGCTGCGCGCCTGA
- a CDS encoding acyl-CoA dehydrogenase family protein — MDLRFTPEDEAFRQKVRAWLAEHAPREPLGTVADKKAWHRKLYEAGYLGMGWPTAYGGQNARPIEQAIVVEEMTRANAPASINWAGLGLVGPTLIHHGSDAQRERYLRKILLGEEVWCQLYSEPNAGSDLASLQCRADIDGDEFVVNGQKIWTSTAPEADMGILLVRTDREAPKHQGISYLIVDMHQPGIEVRPLRQVTGIADEFAEVFFTNVRVPADNLIGELNAGWRIAQTTLSYERGGDTVGIVAGLQHSYSRLLEIVQTPQGGGQRPIDDPIVRQRLGQIMADIEVLRYSTLRVLSTLEKGNQPGPESSISKLHYSELDKRVYTLMLDILGPYGQVVDGGPSTYAYAPDQPGDPHGNWPYHYMHPFAETIYAGSSEIQKNIIGERVLGLPKEVRADRLAR; from the coding sequence ATGGACCTGCGCTTTACTCCGGAGGATGAGGCATTTCGGCAGAAGGTGCGTGCCTGGCTGGCTGAGCACGCGCCGCGCGAACCGCTAGGCACGGTCGCCGACAAGAAGGCGTGGCATCGTAAGCTCTATGAGGCCGGGTATCTCGGGATGGGTTGGCCGACGGCGTACGGCGGTCAGAACGCGCGCCCGATCGAGCAGGCCATTGTCGTTGAGGAGATGACGCGCGCGAACGCTCCGGCCTCAATCAACTGGGCCGGGCTGGGCCTCGTCGGTCCAACGCTCATTCACCACGGCTCCGACGCGCAGCGCGAGCGCTATCTGCGCAAGATCCTGCTCGGCGAGGAAGTCTGGTGCCAGCTCTATTCCGAGCCGAATGCCGGTTCCGACCTCGCCTCGCTGCAGTGCCGCGCCGACATCGACGGCGACGAGTTCGTTGTCAACGGTCAGAAAATCTGGACGAGTACCGCGCCCGAGGCGGACATGGGCATCCTGCTGGTCCGCACCGACCGCGAAGCGCCGAAGCACCAGGGCATCTCCTACCTGATCGTTGATATGCACCAGCCCGGCATTGAGGTGCGTCCACTCCGGCAGGTGACCGGCATCGCCGACGAGTTCGCCGAGGTGTTCTTCACCAACGTCCGTGTTCCGGCCGACAACCTGATCGGCGAGCTGAACGCCGGCTGGCGGATCGCCCAGACGACGCTGTCCTACGAGCGCGGCGGTGATACCGTCGGCATCGTCGCCGGGCTGCAACACTCCTACAGCCGCCTGCTGGAGATCGTGCAGACGCCGCAGGGAGGTGGGCAGCGGCCGATCGACGATCCGATCGTTCGGCAGCGGCTGGGCCAGATCATGGCCGACATCGAGGTGCTGCGTTATTCAACGTTGCGCGTGCTCTCGACGCTGGAGAAGGGCAACCAGCCCGGCCCGGAATCGTCGATCTCGAAGCTGCATTACTCCGAGCTGGACAAGCGCGTCTACACGCTGATGCTCGACATCCTCGGCCCCTACGGCCAGGTCGTTGATGGCGGCCCGTCCACCTATGCCTACGCGCCGGACCAGCCGGGCGACCCGCATGGCAACTGGCCGTATCACTACATGCACCCATTCGCCGAGACGATCTATGCCGGATCATCGGAGATCCAGAAGAACATCATCGGCGAGCGTGTGCTGGGCCTGCCGAAGGAAGTTCGGGCCGACCGACTGGCCCGCTAA
- a CDS encoding (2Fe-2S)-binding protein has translation MRIEELREQPVERGDAFTFSWDGEEITAYPGESILGALSASGIRTLRETPGGQPRGMLCGIGLCFDCLVTVDGVPSCRACVTPAAAGLVVERNRQHEWASEGDRS, from the coding sequence ATGCGCATTGAGGAGCTTCGCGAGCAACCCGTCGAGCGTGGCGATGCATTTACGTTCTCCTGGGATGGCGAAGAGATCACCGCGTACCCCGGCGAGTCGATCCTCGGAGCGCTCTCAGCGAGCGGAATCCGCACGCTGCGTGAGACTCCCGGCGGACAGCCACGCGGCATGCTGTGTGGCATCGGCCTGTGCTTCGACTGCCTGGTGACGGTCGACGGCGTGCCCAGCTGCCGCGCCTGTGTCACTCCGGCCGCCGCCGGGCTCGTCGTCGAGCGCAATCGTCAGCACGAGTGGGCGAGCGAAGGAGATCGTTCATGA
- a CDS encoding cytochrome c, giving the protein MKSTMRRWMLVFSAVLAMVFVVGCGRVNLEDLTPEAARTEIAATTTALANAPTETPIDAPSDVIEAFENADVAGGGVLYNPWCSGCHDGGRAQPIKGQVFDPSEWIPKLRAESGVADPHTPTYTVMELNDKQLTDILAFIASAK; this is encoded by the coding sequence ATGAAGTCGACCATGCGACGATGGATGCTCGTGTTCTCTGCTGTTCTGGCGATGGTCTTCGTCGTGGGTTGCGGGCGCGTCAATCTGGAAGATCTGACGCCGGAAGCGGCGCGGACGGAGATTGCGGCGACGACGACTGCCCTGGCCAACGCACCGACTGAGACTCCGATTGATGCGCCAAGCGACGTCATCGAAGCGTTCGAGAATGCGGACGTCGCCGGTGGTGGTGTGCTGTACAACCCGTGGTGCTCCGGCTGCCATGACGGCGGGCGCGCTCAGCCGATCAAGGGCCAGGTGTTTGACCCGTCCGAGTGGATCCCCAAGCTGCGTGCTGAGTCGGGCGTTGCCGATCCGCATACGCCGACCTACACCGTCATGGAGCTGAACGACAAGCAGCTGACCGACATCCTCGCCTTCATCGCGTCCGCCAAGTAG
- a CDS encoding LLM class flavin-dependent oxidoreductase: protein MVTSMATVADRIGLNLRRGTPAETISRIQQAEQAGIRSIWMTMGALGADTLAVFAAASMVTERVRMSSGIVPAFTRHPLGLAGEALALDGIAPGRIRLGIGTSHGPTMAAYGLSVDQPLEWFGEYVQILHSAMRDGAVTLAGRWYQVDATMAGTSSVPLLVSALRPRAWELAGELSDGGVSWLCPVDYLTGEARDAMQRGAERAGRPVPPMVAQVPVALTTDRAAVRAAASAQLANYRRLPFYARMFAAAGYPLTPEGEFTDGLLDHLVISGSDDEIVAQLSERLNLGLDELLVSHLPVGDVGAEEQHLMHLLGAIGP from the coding sequence GTGGTGACGAGCATGGCAACGGTCGCAGACAGGATCGGTCTCAATCTGCGGCGCGGCACACCAGCCGAGACGATCTCCCGAATTCAGCAGGCAGAGCAAGCGGGGATTCGTTCCATCTGGATGACGATGGGTGCGCTCGGTGCCGACACGTTGGCCGTGTTCGCTGCGGCGTCGATGGTGACTGAGCGCGTGCGCATGAGCAGCGGCATCGTGCCGGCCTTCACTCGCCATCCGCTCGGTCTCGCCGGCGAGGCGCTGGCGCTGGATGGCATCGCGCCGGGCCGGATTCGGCTGGGTATCGGGACCAGCCACGGCCCGACGATGGCGGCGTACGGCCTGTCGGTCGATCAGCCGCTGGAGTGGTTCGGCGAGTACGTGCAGATCCTGCACTCGGCCATGCGTGATGGAGCGGTCACGCTGGCGGGGCGCTGGTATCAGGTGGACGCGACGATGGCCGGCACGTCGAGCGTGCCGCTGCTGGTGTCGGCGCTGCGTCCGCGCGCCTGGGAGCTGGCTGGTGAGCTGAGCGATGGCGGCGTCTCGTGGCTGTGCCCGGTTGATTACCTCACTGGCGAAGCGCGAGATGCTATGCAGCGTGGTGCCGAGCGGGCCGGACGGCCCGTGCCACCGATGGTCGCACAGGTGCCGGTGGCGCTGACTACCGACCGGGCGGCGGTGCGGGCGGCGGCGAGCGCGCAGTTGGCGAACTATCGCCGCCTGCCGTTCTATGCACGCATGTTCGCTGCGGCTGGCTACCCGCTGACGCCGGAAGGCGAATTCACCGACGGACTGCTCGATCATCTGGTTATCAGCGGCAGTGATGATGAGATCGTCGCGCAACTCAGCGAGCGCCTGAATCTCGGGTTGGATGAGCTGCTCGTCTCACATCTGCCGGTTGGCGATGTCGGGGCGGAGGAGCAGCACCTGATGCACCTGCTCGGTGCGATCGGGCCGTAG
- a CDS encoding McrC family protein: MRLLTLTEYRTEQGIALSANERDTLRRVAPFIDITPTPETSACYDLRPGSTIGTVDLGTLAIEIRPKLPIDRVLFLISYALGQRRWDEVTFDLAPAPSLVEAIVPGFVSQLHRALQHGVLQGYRVQEDALLTIRGRIRFEDQIRRRFDQLLPIEVRYDEFSADIDENRLLKAAIERLRRLRLRSPRLRHALHAFDRLLAEVSAVTYDPRALPEITWTRLNERYRPAVTLAKLILRATSFDMLHGHVRASTFLIDMNEVFEDFVVLALRDTLNLRSTEFPQGNAARALTLDRAGALRLKPDISWWDGGRCLFVGDVKYKRTTIGQHDDIYQLLAYAVAADLPGGLLIYAAGEREPARHDIIHLGKRLEIIALDLAGPPETVLQQIEHVAQRIRQLRRHALAGNPVLSPA, from the coding sequence ATGAGACTGCTGACACTGACGGAATACCGGACTGAGCAGGGTATCGCGCTCTCAGCCAACGAGCGTGATACCCTGCGCCGGGTCGCTCCATTTATCGACATCACGCCAACGCCCGAGACCAGCGCCTGCTACGATCTGCGCCCCGGCTCGACGATCGGCACGGTCGACCTCGGCACGCTGGCCATCGAGATTCGCCCGAAGCTGCCAATCGACCGAGTCCTGTTCCTGATTTCCTACGCACTCGGGCAGCGACGGTGGGACGAAGTCACGTTCGATCTGGCACCGGCACCGTCGCTGGTGGAGGCGATCGTGCCGGGCTTCGTCTCGCAACTGCACCGCGCATTGCAGCACGGCGTCCTGCAGGGCTATCGCGTCCAGGAGGACGCGCTGCTGACCATTCGTGGTCGCATCCGCTTCGAGGACCAGATTCGTCGCCGGTTCGATCAGTTGCTGCCGATCGAGGTGCGCTACGACGAATTCTCCGCCGACATCGACGAGAACCGGCTGCTGAAGGCGGCCATCGAACGCCTGCGCCGTCTCCGGTTGCGCTCCCCGCGTCTGCGCCACGCGCTGCACGCCTTCGACAGGTTGCTGGCCGAGGTGTCGGCAGTGACCTACGATCCGCGTGCGCTGCCCGAGATCACCTGGACACGTCTGAACGAGCGTTACCGACCAGCGGTAACGCTGGCGAAGCTCATCCTCCGCGCAACGTCGTTCGACATGCTTCACGGCCACGTCCGGGCATCGACGTTCCTGATCGACATGAACGAGGTGTTCGAGGATTTCGTCGTCCTCGCACTCCGCGACACACTCAACCTGCGCAGCACCGAGTTCCCGCAGGGCAACGCAGCGCGCGCACTAACGCTGGATCGTGCCGGGGCGCTCCGACTTAAGCCAGACATCTCATGGTGGGACGGCGGGCGCTGCCTGTTCGTCGGCGACGTGAAATACAAGCGAACGACGATCGGTCAGCACGACGACATCTACCAACTGCTGGCCTACGCCGTCGCCGCCGACCTGCCGGGCGGGCTGCTGATCTACGCCGCAGGCGAACGGGAGCCAGCCAGACACGACATCATCCACCTCGGCAAACGTCTGGAGATCATCGCCCTCGACCTCGCTGGTCCGCCTGAGACCGTCCTGCAGCAGATTGAGCACGTCGCCCAGCGCATCCGGCAGTTGCGGCGGCATGCGCTGGCAGGAAATCCAGTGCTCTCGCCAGCATGA